CAATACTCTTCGGCCCATCCGGACACGTCTATGTCTACTTCATCTACGGCATGTACTACTGCCTCAACGTCGCCGCGCATCTTCCCGGCGAAGCCGGAGGAGTCCTCATCCGAGCCCTCGATCCAATCGACGGCCGCGAAACCATGGCCGATCTCCGCGGCCTTCCCCACAACGCAAAACCCAAACTCCTCACCGGAGGCCCCGGCCGTCTCTGTCAGGCTCTCGACATCACCCGCAGCAACTCCAGTGGCCTCGACGTAACCTCACCCATCTCCGCCATCCGGATCGCCGACGACGGCCACCATCCCACCGAAATCCAAACCACCCCACGCATCGGCATCAGCAAAGCCGCCGACCGCCCCCTCCGCTTCCTCATCGGCGAAGTCGCTAAAGCCAGGCGCTCCACCTCCCGCTCCTGAGATGTGTGTTACCTGACCCCTCTAGTTGCATCTTAAGTCCAGCTGACTACTGCATCCCCACCAATCACTTACAACGATTTCCACAACCAAAAGCTTGACTCGCCCACATATACTTAACTTATAGAGTCAAGATTGAGCCCGGCCACCTGCCGGGCTTTCGCATTTAACCCAACAAAAAGGCTTAGGTCCGGATCAGGTATGCCTCACAACATACCGAAGTCCAGACCTAAGCCTTTTCTTCACTAGACTTTGCGCAACAAAGGATCCCGGGGAGGGGGCACTCATGAACAAGACAATAGAAGTCATCAAGGACATCCGCACCCTCTGCACCCACGTTTTCGAAGGAGGCCACCGATGCGCCTCGCCCGCCCTCCAGCGCGAGACCTTCTGCTATTACCACCACCCCACCCGCAAGCCCGTCCAGAACCCCAGCCGACGCCGCAGCCGCCTTCACGGTTTCGATCTTCCGCTCCCCTCGGGCCAGTCTGACCTCCAGCAAGCCGTCTACGAAGTGATCCGGCGTCTCGCCGCCAACCAGATCAGCAACCGCCGCGCTGGCATGATCCTCACTGCCCTGGACAATATCAACCGGAACTCGCCACAAATCAAAAATCATTCACCGCAGTAACCTGCGCCACGAAACAGTAAGATCATTTTGCGGAATAACCCGAATCCCCAGCAACACTCAGAGGAAAAATGATCATCGTCAACGACGAGTACGTCACACTCGACACCCCCAAAGGCCCCATGCGGACCCACATCGTCCGCC
This Tunturibacter gelidoferens DNA region includes the following protein-coding sequences:
- a CDS encoding DNA-3-methyladenine glycosylase; this encodes MALKNMNARLQAHHLPKVLPRTFYSRSPEIVAKALLGKILIRDLQGKRLTARITEVEAYLGLIDPASHASRGLTPSNAILFGPSGHVYVYFIYGMYYCLNVAAHLPGEAGGVLIRALDPIDGRETMADLRGLPHNAKPKLLTGGPGRLCQALDITRSNSSGLDVTSPISAIRIADDGHHPTEIQTTPRIGISKAADRPLRFLIGEVAKARRSTSRS